One region of Marivirga arenosa genomic DNA includes:
- a CDS encoding GreA/GreB family elongation factor, with translation MSRAFVKEDDQEEAPFIPPRAPLPTGESNYVTPAGKEALLKEKELLELEKEQLKKIEKESDRRKSQLEINGKLKLLEERINSAKVIINDNQNPHEVRFGALIKFKMNNQIQNFQIVGADEADVKQQKIAFFSPIAQALTGKQKGDTTSFQLGKETKEIEILNIEY, from the coding sequence ATGAGTAGAGCATTTGTTAAAGAAGATGATCAGGAGGAAGCTCCATTTATACCCCCCAGAGCACCACTGCCTACAGGGGAATCTAATTATGTGACTCCAGCAGGTAAAGAAGCGCTATTGAAAGAAAAAGAATTATTGGAGTTAGAAAAGGAGCAATTAAAGAAAATAGAAAAAGAATCTGACAGACGAAAATCACAGCTGGAAATAAATGGAAAACTAAAGCTTCTAGAAGAAAGAATAAATTCTGCCAAAGTCATTATAAATGACAACCAAAATCCTCATGAGGTCAGATTTGGAGCCCTCATAAAATTTAAAATGAATAATCAAATTCAGAATTTCCAAATTGTAGGAGCTGATGAAGCAGATGTAAAACAGCAAAAGATTGCATTCTTCTCACCAATTGCACAAGCCTTAACTGGTAAACAAAAAGGTGATACAACCAGCTTTCAATTGGGTAAAGAAACCAAAGAAATCGAAATTCTTAATATTGAATATTAA
- a CDS encoding pyridoxamine 5'-phosphate oxidase family protein, protein MSLINSESTLDEINETVLNLLNRAGNDPKSAYRYIVFNTISEDFPNTRYVVLRKFDKKELELYVYTDYRSGKVHEIEANPRVSILAYDKQKKLQLKLKTHAKLHYKDEVSNHHWNSIISGKESYNTKLNPGKPIESLTEGHKLKPEIDDKHFTVIILKLQLMEVLQLNKEGHIRAKFDFENSDQSFLVP, encoded by the coding sequence ATGAGTTTAATAAATTCTGAATCAACACTTGATGAAATAAATGAAACGGTATTAAATCTTTTGAACCGAGCGGGTAACGATCCAAAATCAGCATATAGGTACATTGTGTTTAATACCATTTCAGAAGACTTTCCTAATACAAGATATGTAGTGTTAAGGAAATTCGATAAAAAAGAGTTAGAGCTTTATGTTTATACCGATTATCGTTCGGGTAAAGTTCATGAAATAGAAGCTAATCCTAGGGTTTCAATACTTGCTTATGATAAACAAAAAAAGCTTCAACTTAAATTAAAGACGCATGCTAAACTGCATTATAAGGATGAGGTATCCAATCATCATTGGAACTCAATTATTTCAGGAAAGGAATCTTATAATACTAAGTTGAACCCGGGTAAACCAATTGAAAGCCTAACTGAAGGACATAAATTGAAGCCTGAGATTGATGATAAACATTTTACTGTTATTATACTAAAACTTCAATTAATGGAAGTATTGCAATTAAATAAAGAAGGACATATTAGAGCTAAATTTGATTTTGAGAATAGTGACCAATCTTTTTTAGTGCCTTAA
- a CDS encoding nucleoside triphosphate pyrophosphohydrolase family protein, producing the protein MKEAQALNFVSKFHKTFNHPILSDPQIPPQKRAELRLNLLKEELKELEEAVENQDVVEAADALCDLQYVLAGAILEFGMGDKFAELFEEVQRSNMSKVCTSEAEAQATVNHYQSQNQDAFYEKKDDFYLVFRKNDHKTLKSINYSEVDLKSILEK; encoded by the coding sequence ATGAAAGAAGCACAAGCGCTGAATTTTGTAAGTAAATTTCATAAAACATTTAACCATCCCATATTATCTGATCCTCAAATTCCACCCCAAAAGAGAGCTGAATTGCGTCTGAATCTTTTAAAGGAGGAACTAAAAGAATTAGAAGAAGCGGTTGAAAATCAAGATGTTGTTGAAGCTGCAGATGCTTTATGTGATTTGCAATATGTTTTAGCGGGTGCAATTCTTGAGTTTGGGATGGGAGATAAGTTTGCAGAATTATTTGAGGAAGTTCAAAGGTCAAATATGAGTAAAGTATGTACTTCAGAGGCCGAAGCGCAAGCAACAGTCAATCATTACCAATCACAAAATCAGGATGCTTTTTATGAGAAAAAAGATGACTTTTATTTAGTGTTCAGAAAGAATGATCACAAAACATTAAAATCAATTAATTATTCTGAAGTTGATTTGAAAAGTATATTAGAAAAATAA
- a CDS encoding response regulator transcription factor — MNKIKLILADDHQIILDGLSEVLKKHDDLELLGQFHNGKEVYSFIKNNEVDVAILDINMPEMDGISCAKILKREYPNIKIIMLTMYAQKSFIDEIIKIGIEGCLLKNNSGKELYDAILRVHSGKFYYDKIKDFTNSQEEIASYKLGEREIEIIKLLSEGLATNEIAERLFLSNHTVSTHRKNILKKTGVNNTTQLIQFAHENHLI; from the coding sequence ATGAATAAAATAAAACTAATATTAGCAGATGATCATCAGATAATTCTAGATGGATTATCAGAAGTTTTAAAAAAACACGATGATTTAGAGCTTTTAGGTCAGTTCCATAATGGAAAAGAGGTGTATAGCTTCATAAAAAATAATGAAGTGGATGTTGCCATTTTAGATATCAATATGCCTGAAATGGATGGAATTAGTTGTGCTAAAATTCTAAAGAGAGAATACCCTAATATTAAAATCATAATGCTAACAATGTATGCCCAAAAATCATTTATTGATGAAATAATTAAAATTGGAATAGAAGGTTGTCTCCTGAAAAACAACTCAGGCAAAGAGCTCTATGACGCGATTCTTAGGGTTCACAGTGGTAAGTTCTATTATGACAAGATAAAGGACTTTACTAATTCTCAAGAAGAGATTGCTTCTTATAAGTTGGGTGAAAGAGAAATTGAAATTATAAAACTACTTTCTGAAGGACTTGCCACAAATGAGATTGCTGAAAGACTTTTTCTATCCAATCATACAGTTAGCACGCATAGAAAAAATATATTAAAAAAGACTGGAGTAAACAATACCACCCAATTAATTCAATTTGCACATGAAAATCATCTTATTTAG
- the arfB gene encoding alternative ribosome rescue aminoacyl-tRNA hydrolase ArfB → MNNLNFSDIKKEIEIITSRSSGKGGQNVNKVETKVMLKFNIKTSQSLDNHQKELIKQKLSNKLNKNGELIITAEAKRSQLKNKEIAFKKLERLLKKAFEKPKVRKKTKPTKAAQKKRLKSKKLHSEKKKLRKNPEL, encoded by the coding sequence ATGAATAATCTAAATTTTAGCGACATAAAGAAAGAAATTGAAATAATAACTTCACGTAGCAGCGGTAAGGGAGGACAGAATGTGAATAAGGTAGAAACCAAAGTGATGCTGAAATTCAACATTAAAACCTCCCAATCTCTAGATAACCATCAAAAGGAATTGATAAAACAAAAGCTATCGAATAAATTAAATAAAAATGGTGAATTAATTATTACAGCTGAAGCAAAAAGATCTCAACTAAAAAATAAGGAAATTGCATTTAAAAAGCTGGAGAGGTTATTAAAAAAGGCATTTGAAAAGCCAAAAGTTAGAAAGAAGACCAAGCCAACCAAAGCTGCCCAGAAAAAAAGATTAAAGTCTAAGAAACTACATTCCGAAAAGAAAAAACTGAGAAAGAATCCTGAACTATAA
- a CDS encoding peptide-methionine (S)-S-oxide reductase, with the protein MDNTIDKIGFGGGCHWCIEAVFQSLKRVEKVEQGWIKSKYPYHSFSEAVIVHYKKSIISLKELIYIHLNTHSATSQHIMRSKYRSAIYYFHETDKLTADQCLNELKIKFQQELITKTLVFNEFKLNTDNYLNYYKNNPDKPFCKTYIHPKLEWLKQNSSIPES; encoded by the coding sequence TTGGATAATACTATAGATAAAATAGGATTTGGAGGTGGTTGCCATTGGTGTATTGAAGCAGTATTTCAATCTTTAAAGAGAGTAGAAAAAGTCGAACAAGGATGGATAAAATCTAAATATCCCTATCATTCATTTTCGGAGGCTGTTATTGTACATTACAAAAAGTCCATAATATCCCTAAAAGAGCTCATTTACATACACTTAAACACTCATAGTGCAACTTCTCAACATATTATGCGATCTAAATATAGATCAGCTATTTATTACTTTCATGAAACAGATAAGCTTACAGCTGATCAGTGTTTAAATGAACTGAAGATCAAATTCCAGCAAGAATTAATCACAAAAACTCTAGTATTTAATGAGTTCAAATTAAATACGGATAACTATTTAAATTACTATAAAAACAATCCGGATAAGCCTTTTTGTAAAACCTATATTCATCCAAAATTAGAATGGTTAAAGCAAAATTCATCCATTCCTGAATCATAA
- a CDS encoding OmpA family protein → MMRIYKISIISTSIFLLNLSLVFAQEIIKTNLSDSINTIYTESKPMISADGNYLFFARQNSPDNFMGVDDDQDIYVSKYGLRGWEKAINIGEPLNNEYPNGVVSVSPTANSLFLLDAYDNSKKEEGIAVSHLTDSGWTVPKKVVIKDFYNKSSYIDYFFSTSGKELLIAVDRNDSYGDQDLYVSKKDKDGNWSTPINLGEQINTKRPEFSPFLAADNKTLFFASMGHENYGNADIFYSKRLDSTWTNWSEPQNLGPDVNSEGFEAYYTIPANGSIGYYVSAEGGREGSRDIYSITIPYQFRPDPVILLKGQFLSENNSSDSIEYNVNFLTTSASESEVNIDYESNHFNAILPTGASYFFYVNKSNVISESHYIDLTNQKEYMIETADIHTVPVQEGESFTSHNIQFEKEGSEFVMSTYFELVRLLEDFKQYVGLQFELTGHAHDFEDSLQNLELSKERLEKIREFYVQQDFNEDQFILTPKGDVELNQDDYKKHINSIFNVNNRIDFKIISTNWAEEVKLAMLSENTISSLSSGSSASKAGINQSESEDIVIKNYSVLFDFDDVVIDENQKSLMELNENLKKGYIKGFVLTGHTCNVGDENYNRILSEKRAESLKNWLIKHGVKSENISIEPKGELNPIADNSSIDGRKLNRRVEVQIRN, encoded by the coding sequence ATGATGAGAATTTATAAAATTTCCATTATTTCAACCAGCATTTTTTTATTGAACTTAAGTTTAGTATTTGCCCAAGAAATAATTAAAACTAATCTTTCTGACTCAATAAATACTATTTACACAGAATCAAAACCCATGATTTCTGCAGATGGTAATTATCTGTTTTTTGCCAGACAAAATTCACCTGATAATTTTATGGGTGTTGATGACGACCAGGATATTTATGTGAGCAAATATGGTTTAAGAGGATGGGAAAAAGCCATTAACATTGGCGAACCACTTAATAATGAATATCCTAATGGAGTAGTTTCAGTATCCCCAACTGCAAATTCATTATTCTTACTCGATGCCTATGATAACTCTAAAAAGGAGGAAGGTATAGCGGTTAGTCATTTAACAGACAGTGGATGGACAGTACCTAAGAAAGTGGTCATTAAAGATTTCTATAACAAAAGTTCTTATATCGATTATTTCTTTAGTACTAGTGGTAAGGAATTACTTATTGCTGTAGATCGTAATGATAGTTATGGTGATCAAGATTTGTATGTTAGTAAAAAGGATAAAGATGGTAATTGGTCTACTCCTATAAATTTAGGAGAACAGATTAATACCAAAAGACCTGAATTTTCTCCCTTTCTGGCAGCGGATAATAAAACTTTATTTTTTGCCTCTATGGGACATGAAAACTACGGGAATGCCGATATTTTTTATTCTAAAAGATTAGACTCTACCTGGACAAATTGGTCAGAACCACAGAATCTAGGACCTGATGTTAATAGTGAAGGATTTGAAGCCTATTATACCATTCCCGCTAATGGATCAATTGGTTATTATGTTAGTGCAGAGGGCGGAAGAGAAGGTAGCAGAGATATATATTCCATCACCATACCCTATCAGTTTCGACCAGATCCTGTAATCCTACTTAAGGGTCAATTTCTTTCTGAAAATAATAGTTCAGATAGCATTGAATATAATGTAAACTTTTTGACAACAAGTGCTTCAGAATCTGAGGTTAATATAGATTATGAGTCGAATCACTTTAATGCTATTCTACCTACTGGTGCATCCTATTTCTTTTATGTAAATAAGTCAAATGTCATAAGCGAGAGTCATTATATTGATCTAACTAACCAAAAGGAATATATGATTGAAACAGCGGATATTCATACAGTTCCGGTTCAGGAAGGAGAATCTTTCACAAGTCATAATATTCAATTTGAAAAGGAAGGTTCTGAATTTGTAATGTCAACTTATTTTGAACTAGTCAGATTATTAGAAGATTTCAAGCAATATGTGGGATTACAATTTGAATTGACTGGACATGCACATGATTTTGAGGATAGTTTACAAAACTTAGAGTTATCAAAAGAAAGATTAGAGAAGATACGGGAATTTTATGTTCAGCAAGATTTTAATGAAGATCAATTCATACTAACACCTAAAGGGGATGTTGAGCTTAATCAAGATGATTATAAGAAACATATCAATTCCATATTTAATGTTAATAATAGAATAGATTTTAAAATTATTAGTACGAATTGGGCAGAGGAAGTCAAATTGGCAATGCTTAGTGAAAATACCATTTCAAGCCTGAGTAGCGGCAGCAGCGCTTCAAAAGCAGGAATTAATCAGTCCGAATCAGAAGATATAGTGATTAAAAACTATTCAGTACTATTTGATTTTGATGATGTAGTAATTGATGAAAATCAGAAATCATTAATGGAATTGAATGAGAATTTGAAAAAGGGCTATATTAAGGGTTTTGTGCTTACAGGGCATACTTGCAATGTTGGAGATGAAAACTACAATAGAATCTTATCTGAAAAGAGAGCTGAAAGTTTAAAAAACTGGCTTATAAAGCATGGAGTTAAATCTGAAAACATTTCAATAGAACCAAAAGGAGAGTTAAACCCAATTGCTGACAATTCTAGTATTGATGGTAGAAAATTAAATAGGAGAGTAGAGGTTCAGATTAGAAATTAA
- a CDS encoding aspartate/glutamate racemase family protein — MKTLGLIGGTSWHATVEYYTQINQKVSEVIGKQANPELLIYSINIELMREQNKEKINSKYLEVSKKLQEAGADAIIICANTPHMVYDYVQPKIDIPILHIGTATGKSAQASKMKTLGLLGNKPTMTGDFISSKLKNDYGMEVIIPEGESLDKSHYYVSKELTQGTFSDEAKSFYLNQIKEMKKRGADGIILGCTELPILLKGIDSELPMLRTTDLHIEMAVEFILEN; from the coding sequence ATGAAAACTTTAGGACTAATAGGGGGGACTTCCTGGCATGCAACAGTAGAATATTATACACAAATCAATCAGAAAGTATCTGAAGTAATAGGGAAACAAGCCAATCCAGAGCTTTTAATTTATAGCATTAATATTGAGTTAATGCGAGAACAGAATAAGGAAAAAATCAATTCCAAATATCTTGAAGTAAGCAAAAAGTTACAAGAAGCAGGAGCGGATGCTATTATAATTTGTGCTAATACACCACACATGGTTTACGATTATGTTCAGCCTAAAATTGATATCCCAATCTTACATATAGGAACTGCCACAGGAAAATCAGCTCAAGCTTCAAAAATGAAAACATTAGGATTACTAGGGAATAAACCTACCATGACTGGTGACTTCATATCTTCAAAATTAAAAAATGATTATGGTATGGAGGTCATTATCCCCGAAGGCGAAAGTTTAGATAAATCTCACTACTATGTTTCCAAAGAGCTTACTCAAGGCACATTCTCTGATGAAGCCAAATCATTTTATCTTAATCAAATTAAGGAAATGAAGAAAAGAGGTGCTGATGGAATAATACTGGGCTGTACAGAGCTTCCAATTTTGCTAAAAGGAATAGATTCAGAATTACCGATGCTTCGAACAACAGACTTGCATATTGAGATGGCGGTTGAATTTATTTTAGAGAATTAA
- a CDS encoding sensor histidine kinase — MAGSEKMILLTLAIGASGMLTLAVSIILFIYFYQRKLLKRKIEFQKIEELLSAQELKNAYSLLEGQDQERQRISKELHDNLGSLLVTANLSVDTIPKKGLDPQVLNKINTIDSLIQKAADETRKISHSLDSGLLKHFGLEASLKDLDTTLKKVTTLKTDFDIQISGKLPNSINTQIYRIIQELVNNTLKHAKAKKIRLEVLEFQNQFINIIYEDDGFGFDTHGKENIKGIGLRNIDKRIMKLGGKMTIESAPGKGLIAIIEIPINE; from the coding sequence ATGGCTGGTTCAGAAAAGATGATTTTACTTACACTTGCAATTGGAGCCTCAGGCATGTTGACTTTAGCCGTAAGCATTATCCTGTTTATCTACTTCTATCAAAGAAAGCTTCTTAAACGAAAGATAGAATTTCAGAAAATTGAAGAATTATTAAGTGCTCAAGAATTAAAAAACGCCTATTCATTATTGGAAGGCCAAGATCAAGAAAGGCAAAGGATTTCAAAAGAACTACATGATAATCTAGGTAGCCTATTGGTTACTGCAAATTTATCTGTTGATACCATTCCAAAAAAAGGATTAGATCCTCAGGTATTAAATAAAATCAATACTATTGATTCTCTCATCCAAAAGGCAGCTGATGAAACGCGTAAAATTTCACATAGCTTGGATTCTGGACTATTGAAACACTTTGGACTAGAGGCATCATTAAAGGATCTTGATACAACTTTAAAAAAGGTCACAACTTTAAAAACTGATTTCGATATTCAAATAAGTGGGAAATTACCAAACTCCATAAATACCCAGATTTACAGAATCATTCAAGAACTAGTAAATAACACGCTTAAACATGCAAAGGCTAAGAAAATACGATTAGAAGTCTTAGAGTTTCAAAATCAATTTATTAATATCATTTATGAAGATGATGGATTTGGATTTGATACTCATGGGAAAGAAAATATCAAAGGAATAGGACTTCGAAATATAGATAAGCGAATCATGAAGCTTGGAGGAAAAATGACTATTGAATCAGCACCGGGTAAGGGATTAATCGCAATTATTGAAATACCAATAAATGAATAA